TGGGGTTCTTCAAGCAGGTCAAGGATTCGAAGTTTGCCCGGCTCGACACTTGGGCGTATTCGCCGTTGTGCTTGGTGTTGGGGGCCGGGTTGCTGGCAGTGGCCTGGATCTGAGGGGGGGCGGTCAATCGCTTTCGCGAGCAAGCCCGCGAAGAGATCCCGCCAATCAACACAAGTCCCTGAACTAACTCCCGGGTTCCGTGCGCCGACTACTCACTTCCGCCGGCACATCATCCCCCGCCATGCGCTTGCGGAACAGTGCCGCCCGGGCCAGCAGCAGCGTGGTCACCGGCATCGTGATCGATAACAGAATCGGAATCAGCCAGGCATGCAACACCGGCTCCGACTTGAGCGCCGAAAAGTAAATGATCGAAGCCAGAGCCACACACCACGCGCCCAAAGTCGAGGCCAGCGCCGGTGGGTGCATGCGCTGGAAGTAATCCTTCATCCGCAGCAGCCCGACCGCGCCGATCAGTGCAAACAGACTGCTGAGCACCAGCAGAATCGCCACCGGTATTTCCACCCACAAAGACAGTTCAGCGTTCATTCGATCACCTCGCCACGCAACAGGAATTTGGCCAGGGCAAACGAGCCGACGAAGCCGAACAGGGCGATCAGCAGCGCCGCCTCGAAGTAAGTGTCACTGGCATAACGAATGCCCAGCGCGAGCATCATCAGCATGGCGATGATGTACAGGTAATCCAGGGCCAGAACCCGGTCCTGGGCTGACGGGCCCTTGAACAGGCGGATCAGGGTCAGAATCATCGCCAGCGAAGAGATGAACAGGCTCAGCAGGATCGCGTTCGACAGCAATGCGCTCATTCGAAGATCTCCATCAAGGGGCGCTCGTAGGTCGCCTTGAAGTGCTGGATGAATGGGCCTTCGTCATCCAGATCGAAAACGTGCAGCAACAGAATGCTGCGATCCAGCGCCAGTTCCGACCAGACCGTGCCGGGAATCACCGTGCAGATGATCGACAGCGCCGCCAGACCGTTGGCATCGCGCAAGTCCAGCGGCACCTTGATGAACCGCGAGCGAGGCGCACGCCGCCCGGCATTGAGCACGCCCCAGGCCACGGCGAGGTTGGACACCAGCACATCGCGCCCGACCAGCAAGAACAAACGCAAAATCACCCCTGGGCGACGAATGCGGATCGGCAACGGCCGCAACTTGCGCATCATCAGTGGGGCACAGAGGCCCAATACCGCGCCCAACAGCACATTGCCGGGGCTCATCGACAGGTTCAACAGCAGCCAGAGCAGCCACAAGGACAGTGACAACCACGGCGCAGGAAACAGACGCTTCATGGTTGCACCTCCACCAGTGCTGCCCTGGCTTCAGGGCTCGGCACCGCACGGGTGCCGAGCACCGCCATCACGTATTGCTGAGGGTTATTCAATGCTTGAGCGGCGGCCTGGGTGTAGCGCAACAGCGGTTCAGCCTTGAACGTCAGCGCAATGCTCAGCCCCAGCAGAACCATGATCGGCACGCACTCCAGGCGGCGCAGCAAAGGCGACGGTCGCTCTTGCGGGGTCCAGAAACGCTGGATACCCACACGCGAGAAAGCGATCAACGAGGCCAATCCGGACAGGATCAACAACGCCAGCAACCCCCACGCGCCGTTCGATACTGGCTCGTCGCTGCCATGACCCAGGCCCAGCGGGTTGAGCAGGGCGCTGAGCAGGCTGAGTTTGCCGATAAAACCGGAGAGCGGCGGCATGCCGATAATCAATAAAGCGCAGGCGATGAAGCTCAGGCCGAGGAAGGCCATGGTCCAGGGAATCACCTGACCGACCACGGCTTTCTGGTCGTCATCGAGGTTGAAGCCTTTGGGCGGCTGCAAGGATTCCAGGGGCCGTGGCAGCAGCTCGCCGTCATCGTCCAGTGGCATTTCGTTGGCCGAACGCGAACGCTCGATCAACTCCGCCAGCAGGAACAGCGCGCTCAAGGCCAGGGTCGAGCTGACCAGGTAAAACAGCGCCGCGCCGATCAGGTTCGGCTGGGCGAAACCGATGGCCGACAACAAAATGCCTGCCGACACCAGGATGCTCAGGCTGGCCATGCGCTCCAGGCGTTGCGCGGCGAGGATCGCCACGGCGGCGCAGACGATGGTCGCCATGCCGCCGTAGATCAGCCAGTCGCCGCCGAAGTACGCAGAGGCCCCGGCCTGGCCGGAGAACAGCAGCGTCCACAGGCGTAGCAGGGTGTAGACGCCGACCTTGGTCATGATCGCGAACATCGCCGCTACCGGCGCGCTGGCTGCGGAGTACGCCGGCACCAGCCAGAAGTTCAGCGGCCACATGCCAGCCTTGGCCAGGAACGCCACTGCCAGAATCGCCGCGCCGGCATGCAGCAGGCCGCGATCGGCTTCCGGCACCAGCGGGATTTTCAGCGCCAGATCGGCCATGTTCAGCGTGCCGGTGACGCCGTAAATCAGCGCCGCGCCAATCAGGAACAGCGACGAGGCCAGCAGGTTGATCGAGATGTAATGCAACCCCGACGACACCCGCGGCCGGCCCGAACCGTGCAACATCAGCCCGTAAGAGGCGGCGAGCAGCACTTCGAAAAACACGAACAGGTTGAACAGGTCCGCCGTGAGGAAGGCGCCGTACAGGCCCATCAACTGAATCTGGAACAGTGCGTGGAAACTCGAACCGGCGCCGTCCCAGCGGGCCATGGCGAACAGCAGGGCGCTGACGCCGATGATCCCGGTCAGCACCAGCATCAACGCCGACAGGCGATCAACCACCAGCACAATGCCGAACGGCGCCTGCCAGTTGCCCGGCAGGTACACACCGATGGAGCCGGGCACACCGGTGGTCTGCGTCCATTGCAGCAGCATTACGGCAATGCCCAGCCCCAACAGGCTGGAGAACAGATTGATCTTGGCCTTTAGCGGGCGGTGTTTCTCGCCCAGCATCAGCATCACGGCGGCGGTCAGCAGCGGCAGCAGAATCGGTGCAACGATCAGGTGAGTCATCGCCATCATTCTTTAGGCTCCCGGCCATCCACATGGTCAGTGCCGGTCAGGCCCCGGGAGGCGAGCAGCACCACCAGGAACAGCGCGGTCATGGCGAAACTGATGACGATTGCGGTCAGCACCAGCGCCTGCGGCAGCGGGTCGGTGTAGTGCAGCAAATCCTGAGGCACGCCGTCCTTGATGTTCGGCTCCTTGCCGATGAACAGGCTGCCCATGCTGAAGATGAACAGGTTGACGCCATAGGACAGCAGGCACAGGCCCATGACCACCTGGAACGTCCGTGGCCGCAGGATCAGCCATACGCCGGACGCGGCCAGCACACCGATGGCGATTGCGATGACTTCTTCCATCAGATGGCTCCTTGGGTGACAACGGCTTTGGCCGCGGGCCTGATTTGCGCGCTGGTTTTATGACCGCGTACCGATTGGTGGGCGAGGGCGGTGAGGATCAACAGCGTCGAACCGACCACCACGGCGTACACGCCAATATCGAAGAACAGCGCGCTGGCGATATGAATGTCACCCAGCAGCGGCAGCTCGAAATGCCAGGTGTGGGTGGTCAGGAACGGATACCCGACCGCCATCGCCCCGAGCCCGGTAACGGTGGCGAACAACAGCCCGGTGCCCATCCAGCGCAGCGGCCGCAAGCTCATTTGCGCCTCGACCCACTGGGTGCCGGCGACCATGTACTGCAGGATGAACGCCACCGACATCACCAGTCCGGCGACGAAACCGCCACCCGGTTGGTTGTGCCCGCGCAGGAACAGATAGAAGGAGATCACCAGGGCGATCGGCAACAGCAGGCGCACCAGCACCGCCGGCACCATCATGAAACCGAGCGCGGTGTCGCTGGCGTGACGCGGGTTGACCAGATCGGTGACCACATCGGGCGCCAGCAGACGCTGTTGGGCCGGCAGTTGCAGGCTTTCTTTCGGAGGGCGGAAGCGTCGCAGCAGGGCGAACACCGCCAGGGCCACGGCCACCAGCACGGTGATTTCGCCGAGGGTGTCGAAGCCACGGAAATCCACCAGCATCACGTTGACCACGTTGCTGCCGCCGCCTTCGGGCAGGGCGCGACTGAGGTAGAACGAAGAAATGTCGTTGGGCGTCTGGCGGGTCAGCATCGCGTAGGACAACAGCGCCATGCCGCCACCGACCGCTGTCGATAGCAGCAAGTCGCGAACCCGCCGTACCCGCGCCTTGCGCAGGCTGCTCGGCAACGGTGACACCTCTTCGATCCGTCGCGGCAACCAGCGCAGGCCGAGCAGGATCAGCACCATGGTCACCACTTCGACCACCAGTTGCGTCAGGGCCAGGTCCGGCGCCGAGAACCAGACGAAGGTCACGCAGGTCATCAGGCCGCAGACACTGACCATGGTCAGGGCCGCTAGCCGGTGATACTTGGCTTGCCACGCCGCTCCGAGTGCACAGGCAATCGCCAGCAGCCAGAGGATCACGAACACGATCGAGCCCGGAATTTTCGCCCGGTCACCCCAGCTCAGGCTGCTGTGCAGCATCGGGATCACCCCGGCCAGTACGGCGGCGAGCACCACCAGAAACAGTTGGGTTTGCAGGCGCCGGGTGCTGATCCGCCGCTCCAGTCGTCGGGCCAGACGCATCATGACCACCAGGCTGCGCTCGAACAGCCGCTTGCCATTGAAACGGCTGATCACCGGCGGGTGCGTGAAGCGTCCTTGCTTGAGTTGATTGCGCAGCAACAGATAAAGCACGATGCCGCCGGACATGGCGATCAGGCTCATGATCATCGGTGCGTTCCAGCCGTGCCAGATCGCCAGGCTGTACTCGGGCAGCGTGCCGCCCACCACCGGCAATGCGGCGGCGGCGAGCAGCGAGCCGACCACTTGAGCGGGGAAAATCCCCACCACCAGACAGGTGAGCACCAGCAACTCCACCGGCGCGCGCATCCAGCGCGGCGGTTCGTGCGGGGTGTGCGGCAGATCGGTGGCGGTCGGGCCGAAGAACACGTCGACGGTGAAGCGCAGGGAGTAAGCGACGCTGAACGTCCCGGCGATGGTCGCGACGATCGGCAGGGTCATCTCGATCCAGGCCGTGGCGTTGATGAACACGGTTTCGGCGAAGAACATCTCTTTCGACAGGAAGCCGTTGAGCAGCGGCACGCCGGCCATGGAGGCGCTGGCGACCATGGCCAGGGTGGCGGTGAACGGGATCAGTTTGACCAGGCCGCTGAGCTTGCGAATGTCCCGGGTGCCGCTTTCGTGGTCGATGATCCCGGCGGCCATGAACAGCGAGGCCTTGAACGTGGCGTGGTTGAGAATGTGGAACACCGCGGCCACGGCGGCCAACGGACTGTTCAGGCCCAGCAGCAGGGTGATCAGGCCCAGGTGGCTGATGGTCGAGTAGGCCAGCAGGCCCTTGAGGTCGTTCTGGAACATCGCGCAGTAAGCGCCGAGCAACAGGGTGCAGGCGCCGGCCCCGCTGACGATGTAGAACCATTCTTCACTGCCGGACAGCGACGGCCACAGGCGCGCGAGCAGGAACACCCCGGCCTTGACCATGGTCGCCGAGTGCAGATACGCCGAGACCGGGGTCGGTGCCGCCATCGCGTGGGGCAACCAGAAGTGGAAGGGAAATTGCGCACTTTTGCTCAGGGCGCCGATCAGGATCAGGGGCAGCAGAATAGGGTAGAGGGCATGCGCGCGAATCAGCTCGCCGGCGGCCAGGACCTTGTCCAGGTCATAGCTGCCGACCACATGGCCGAGCAGCATGACCCCCGCCAGCAAACACAAACCGCCCGCGCCGGTGACCATCAGTGCCATATAAGCACCCCGTCGCGCATCGGCGCGGTGGTGCCAGTAGCCAATCAACAGGAACGAGAAGAGGCTGGTCAGCTCCCAGAAAAACACGATCTGGATCAGGTTGCCGGAGATCACCAGCCCCAGCATGGCGCCCATGAACGCCAGAAAAAACGCGAAGAAACGCGGCACCGGATCGTCCGGTGACATGTAATAACGGGCGTACAACGAAACCAGCGTGCCGATGCCCAGTACCAGCATCGAGAACAACCAGGCGAAACCGTCCATGCGCAGCACGAAGTTCAGGCCCAGGGTGGGGAGCCAGAAGAACTCTTCACGGATCACGCCGCCATGGGCGATTTGCGGGTACAAGAGGGCGACCTGGACGGTGCCGATCAAGGCAACCAGGCCAGCCAACAGCGATTCGGTATTACGCGCGTTGTGCGGCAGCAAGGCTGCCAGACAGCTGCCGATAAAAGGCAGAAGCAGTAGAACTATCAGGGACATAGGCTTCTAATCTGCGGAAGTTTGTGAAGCATCATACGTGCCAGCTCCCCGATCACCAAACGCCAAGCTGTCGCAGAATCCTACAAGATAGACGCAGAAACCCTGTTTATCATTGTTTCAAAGGAGATCGCGATCGTTCCCACGCGTGGGAACGATCAGTGTTCGGTTTCCTGTACCGAATCTTCTTCGATCTCGGGAACAACTTTCCCCTTGGTCTTCAACTCACTGACAATCACCGCCGCCACAATCAACCCCGCCCCAACCAGCGCAATCGCCGGCAAGCGTTCCCCGGCGAGCCGCCCGGCAATCCCGGCCCACACCGGCTCCCCGGCATAGATCAACGTCGCCCGGGTCGGCGAAACACTCTTCTGTGCCCAGTTCATCGCCACCTGAATCGCCGCACTCGCCGCGCCTAACCCCAAAGCGCTGCACAACAGCAACCACGAGAAGTCGGGAATCACTTCCTGGGTCGGCACCACCATCAGGAACGACAGCACCGACGTCACCGCCAATTGCACCACCGTCACCCGGCGCACGTCGACCTGGCCGGCATAGGTGCTGATCAGAATGATTTCCGCGGCAATCGCCACGGCGCTGATCAATGTAGCGATTTCACCGGGGCTGAAATTGAGCGACGCGCCGGAAGGCCCCGACAGCAACATCAACCCGGTAAAGGCCAGCATGATCCCGATGCTCGGCATCAACCCCGGACGACGCCCCAGCACCAGCCATTGCAGCAATGGTACGAACGGCACATACAGCGCGGTAATAAACGCCGACTGACTGCTGGGAATGCTCTGCAAACCCACGGTCTGCAAGCCGTAACCAAGCATGATCGCCACGCCGATAAACGCCCCGGCCTTGAGTTCGAACAGGGTCAGTTCGCGCAGATGGCGCCAGGAGAACAGCGCAACAAGGCTCGCCGCCGCGGCAAAACGCAGGCCGACGAAGAACATTGGCCCGCTGACGGTCATCGCATGCTGCACCAGCAAAAAGGTCCCGCCCCAGACCATGGTAATCAGCACCAGCACGCACTCGGCCTTGCTGAACCGGGAGAAACGGGGGGAAGTATGAGAAGCGTTCATTGACGTCATGACCTTGCGCGCCATCTGAGGGAGACGCACAATGCGCCCGAAGTTGGGCAGTATACTGCGCAACGCCACCCAGTGAGCAATATAGTGCACAAAGATTCCACCCAACGGGCTTCGGTCCTCCAGCACGTCAGCCTGAACGTGCGACGTCTGCGCCACGCCGCCGACATGAGCCAGAGCGCCCTGGCCGAAAAGTCCGGGGTCAGCCGCCGGATGCTGGTGGCCATCGAGGCCGGCGAGAAGAACGTCAGCCTGACCACCCTCGACCGCGTGGCCGAAGCGCTGGACGTGGCCTTCAGCGACCTGATCCAGGCCCCCGACGCTCGCGACCCGAGCCGCATCAACGAACTGGCCTGGGCCGGTACGATCCCGGGCAGTAAAGCGGTGCTGCTGGCCAAAGCCACCGCCACCCGCGAAGTAGAACTCTGGGAATGGCGCCTGGAACCGGGCGAGCATTACCCCTCGGAGCCGGATGCCGAAGGCTACAGCGAACAGCTTTATGTGTTCGAAGGTTGCCTGACCCTGATGCTTGGCGGTCAGCCGCAGAAAATTGCGGCTGGCGAGTTCTTTATGTTTGCCAGTCATCAACCGCATTCTTATCGCAATGATGGGGACGTGGCGGCGCGGTTTGTGCGTAATGTGGTGATTTGACTGTTTACCGGCTAACACTGGATAAACACTTTGCTGTTTTAAAGCTGCAAGTGTTTCTTGAATAATTATTCAACCTATTGAAATAAAAGAAAATTATATTCAAGTTCGGCTCCTGAGAAACAGTGGGGATGGCATCGAGACGAGCAGGTGAGCTTCCTGATGGCCGAGCAAAATATTAACGTGGCACTCAAGTTCGCTTCACAGGCTAGTGTCCGGTGAGTGACTGACACGGGGCGATCTGTATGACTTCTATTCAGGTAAACATTGACCAGTGAGAACGCCATGACTGACACCCCACGCGGACAGGCGAGCGACGCCATCCGCCACGCTGACATCCTGATCATCGGTGGCGGCCTGAGTGGCGCGATGCTGG
The Pseudomonas sp. GR 6-02 genome window above contains:
- a CDS encoding Na+/H+ antiporter subunit G codes for the protein MNAELSLWVEIPVAILLVLSSLFALIGAVGLLRMKDYFQRMHPPALASTLGAWCVALASIIYFSALKSEPVLHAWLIPILLSITMPVTTLLLARAALFRKRMAGDDVPAEVSSRRTEPGS
- a CDS encoding K+/H+ antiporter subunit F, which produces MSALLSNAILLSLFISSLAMILTLIRLFKGPSAQDRVLALDYLYIIAMLMMLALGIRYASDTYFEAALLIALFGFVGSFALAKFLLRGEVIE
- a CDS encoding Na+/H+ antiporter subunit E; the protein is MKRLFPAPWLSLSLWLLWLLLNLSMSPGNVLLGAVLGLCAPLMMRKLRPLPIRIRRPGVILRLFLLVGRDVLVSNLAVAWGVLNAGRRAPRSRFIKVPLDLRDANGLAALSIICTVIPGTVWSELALDRSILLLHVFDLDDEGPFIQHFKATYERPLMEIFE
- a CDS encoding monovalent cation/H+ antiporter subunit D → MMAMTHLIVAPILLPLLTAAVMLMLGEKHRPLKAKINLFSSLLGLGIAVMLLQWTQTTGVPGSIGVYLPGNWQAPFGIVLVVDRLSALMLVLTGIIGVSALLFAMARWDGAGSSFHALFQIQLMGLYGAFLTADLFNLFVFFEVLLAASYGLMLHGSGRPRVSSGLHYISINLLASSLFLIGAALIYGVTGTLNMADLALKIPLVPEADRGLLHAGAAILAVAFLAKAGMWPLNFWLVPAYSAASAPVAAMFAIMTKVGVYTLLRLWTLLFSGQAGASAYFGGDWLIYGGMATIVCAAVAILAAQRLERMASLSILVSAGILLSAIGFAQPNLIGAALFYLVSSTLALSALFLLAELIERSRSANEMPLDDDGELLPRPLESLQPPKGFNLDDDQKAVVGQVIPWTMAFLGLSFIACALLIIGMPPLSGFIGKLSLLSALLNPLGLGHGSDEPVSNGAWGLLALLILSGLASLIAFSRVGIQRFWTPQERPSPLLRRLECVPIMVLLGLSIALTFKAEPLLRYTQAAAQALNNPQQYVMAVLGTRAVPSPEARAALVEVQP
- a CDS encoding Na+/H+ antiporter subunit C, coding for MEEVIAIAIGVLAASGVWLILRPRTFQVVMGLCLLSYGVNLFIFSMGSLFIGKEPNIKDGVPQDLLHYTDPLPQALVLTAIVISFAMTALFLVVLLASRGLTGTDHVDGREPKE
- a CDS encoding monovalent cation/H+ antiporter subunit A; protein product: MSLIVLLLLPFIGSCLAALLPHNARNTESLLAGLVALIGTVQVALLYPQIAHGGVIREEFFWLPTLGLNFVLRMDGFAWLFSMLVLGIGTLVSLYARYYMSPDDPVPRFFAFFLAFMGAMLGLVISGNLIQIVFFWELTSLFSFLLIGYWHHRADARRGAYMALMVTGAGGLCLLAGVMLLGHVVGSYDLDKVLAAGELIRAHALYPILLPLILIGALSKSAQFPFHFWLPHAMAAPTPVSAYLHSATMVKAGVFLLARLWPSLSGSEEWFYIVSGAGACTLLLGAYCAMFQNDLKGLLAYSTISHLGLITLLLGLNSPLAAVAAVFHILNHATFKASLFMAAGIIDHESGTRDIRKLSGLVKLIPFTATLAMVASASMAGVPLLNGFLSKEMFFAETVFINATAWIEMTLPIVATIAGTFSVAYSLRFTVDVFFGPTATDLPHTPHEPPRWMRAPVELLVLTCLVVGIFPAQVVGSLLAAAALPVVGGTLPEYSLAIWHGWNAPMIMSLIAMSGGIVLYLLLRNQLKQGRFTHPPVISRFNGKRLFERSLVVMMRLARRLERRISTRRLQTQLFLVVLAAVLAGVIPMLHSSLSWGDRAKIPGSIVFVILWLLAIACALGAAWQAKYHRLAALTMVSVCGLMTCVTFVWFSAPDLALTQLVVEVVTMVLILLGLRWLPRRIEEVSPLPSSLRKARVRRVRDLLLSTAVGGGMALLSYAMLTRQTPNDISSFYLSRALPEGGGSNVVNVMLVDFRGFDTLGEITVLVAVALAVFALLRRFRPPKESLQLPAQQRLLAPDVVTDLVNPRHASDTALGFMMVPAVLVRLLLPIALVISFYLFLRGHNQPGGGFVAGLVMSVAFILQYMVAGTQWVEAQMSLRPLRWMGTGLLFATVTGLGAMAVGYPFLTTHTWHFELPLLGDIHIASALFFDIGVYAVVVGSTLLILTALAHQSVRGHKTSAQIRPAAKAVVTQGAI
- a CDS encoding DMT family transporter; this translates as MHYIAHWVALRSILPNFGRIVRLPQMARKVMTSMNASHTSPRFSRFSKAECVLVLITMVWGGTFLLVQHAMTVSGPMFFVGLRFAAAASLVALFSWRHLRELTLFELKAGAFIGVAIMLGYGLQTVGLQSIPSSQSAFITALYVPFVPLLQWLVLGRRPGLMPSIGIMLAFTGLMLLSGPSGASLNFSPGEIATLISAVAIAAEIILISTYAGQVDVRRVTVVQLAVTSVLSFLMVVPTQEVIPDFSWLLLCSALGLGAASAAIQVAMNWAQKSVSPTRATLIYAGEPVWAGIAGRLAGERLPAIALVGAGLIVAAVIVSELKTKGKVVPEIEEDSVQETEH
- a CDS encoding helix-turn-helix domain-containing protein, yielding MHKDSTQRASVLQHVSLNVRRLRHAADMSQSALAEKSGVSRRMLVAIEAGEKNVSLTTLDRVAEALDVAFSDLIQAPDARDPSRINELAWAGTIPGSKAVLLAKATATREVELWEWRLEPGEHYPSEPDAEGYSEQLYVFEGCLTLMLGGQPQKIAAGEFFMFASHQPHSYRNDGDVAARFVRNVVI